DNA from Triticum aestivum cultivar Chinese Spring chromosome 7D, IWGSC CS RefSeq v2.1, whole genome shotgun sequence:
gagaaggagtttctctcgaaagaaataagtgggaggaaagtggaacttgatgaggtgatagtcaccccttccgaaccggaaagtagcgcagcgcgggaagatgttcctgtggtgcctacaccgactggggagtaagttaatgatgatgatcatgaaacttcggatcaagttactgctgaacttcgtaggtccacaaggacacgttccgcaccagagtggtacgacaaccctgtcctggaaatcatgttgttagacaacggtgaaccttcgaactatgaagaagcaatggcgggcccagattccgacaaatggctagaagccatgaaatccgagataggatccatgtatgaaaatgaagtatggactttgactgacttgcccgatgatcggcgagccatagaaaataaatggatctttaagaagaagacagacgcggatggtaatgtgaccatctataaggctcgacttgtcgctaagggttatcgacaagttcaaggggttgactacgatgagactttctcacccatagcgaagctgaagtccgtccgaatcatgttagcaattgccgcattctatgattatgagatatggcaaatggacgtcaaaacggcattccttaacggctttcttaaggaagaattgtatatgatgcagccggaaggttttgtcgatcctaagaatgctaacaaggtatgcaagctccagcgctccatctatgggctggtgcaagcatctcggagttggaacattcgatttgatgagacgatcaaagtgtttgggtttacacagacttatggagaagtctgtgtttacaagaaagtgagtgggagctttgtagcatttctcatattatatgtggatgacatactattgatgggaaatgatatagaattcttggaaagtataaaggcctacttgaataagtgtttttcaatgaaggaccttggagaagctgcttatatattaggcatcaagatctatagagatagatcaagacgcctcattggtctttcacagagtacgtaccttgacaagatattgaagaagttcaatatggatcagtccaagaaggggttcttgcctgtattgcaaggtgtgcaattgagcacggctcaatgcccgaccacggcagaagatatagaaaagatgagtgtcatcccctatgcctcggccatagggtctattatgtatgccatgatgtgtaccagacctgatgtaaaccttgccgtaagtttggtaggaaggtaccaaagtaatcccggcatggaacactggacagcggtcaagaatatcctgaagtacctgaaaaggactaaggatatgtttctcgtatatggaggtgacgaagagctcgtcgtaaagggttacgtcgacgctagcttcgacacagatctggatgactctaagtcacaaaccggatacgtgtatagtttgaatggaggggcagtacgctggtgcagttgcaagcaaagcgtcgtggcgggatctacatgtgaagcggagtacatggcggcctcagaggcagcacaggaagcaatctgcataaaggagttcattaccgacctaggggtgattcccaatgcgtcgggcccgatgactctcttctgtgacaacactggagctattgcccttgccaaggagcccaggtttcataggaagaccaggcatatcaagcgtcgtttcaactccgttcgtgaaaatgttcaaaatggagacatagatatttgtaaagtacatacggacctgaatgtagcagatccgttgactaaacctctccctagagcaaaacatgatcaacaccagaactctatgggtgttcgattcatcacaatgtaactagattattgactctagtgcaagtgggagactgttggaaatatgccctagaggcaataataaaatggttattattatatttccttgttcatgataattgtctattgttcatgctataattgtgttatccggaaatcgtaatacatgtgtgaatacatagaccacaacatgtccctagtgagcctctagttgactagctcgttgatcaacagatagtcatggtttcctgactatggacattggatgtcattgataacgggatcacatcattaggagaatgatgtgatggacaagacccaatcctaagcatagcgcaaagatcgtgtagttcgtttgctagagcttttccaatgtcaagtatcttttccttagaccatgagatcgtgtatctcccggatgccgtaggagtgctttgggtgtaccaaacgtcacaacgtaactgggtgactataaaggtacactacaggtatctctgaaagtgtctgttgggttgacacggatcgagactgggatttgtcactccgtatgacggagaggtatctctgggcccactcggtaatgcatcatcataatgagctcaaagtgaccaagtggttggtcacaggatcatgcattacggtacgagtaaagtgacttgccggtaacgagattgaacaaggtattgggataccgacgatcgaatctcgggcaagtaacgtaccgattgacaaagggaattgtatacgggattgattgaatcctcgacatcgtggtttatccgatgagatcatcatggaacatgtgggagccaacatgggtatccagatcccgctattggttattgaccggagagtcgtctcggtcatgtcttcatgtctcccgaacccgtagggtctacacacttaaggttcggtgacgctagggttgtagagatattagtatgcggtaacccgaaagttgttcggagtcctggatgagatcccggatgtcacgaggagttctggaatggtccggaggtgaagaattatatataggaagtccagtttcggccaccgggaaagtttcgggggttaccggtattgtaccgggaccaccggaagggtcgcgggggtccaccgggtggggccacctatcccagagggccccatgggctgaagtgggaggggaaccagcccctggtgggctggtgcgcccccccttgggcctccccctgcacctagggttggaaaccctaggggtgggggcgtcccccacttggcttgggggggaagccaccccttggccgccgccccccttggagatcagatctcccaaggccggcgcccccccaggaggcctatatataggagggggagggagcgcagccgcaccacagcccctggcgcctccctctccctcccgtgacacctctccctcccgcttgcgcttggcgaagccctgtcgggatcccgctacttccaccaccacgccgtcgtggtgctggatctccatcaacctctcctccccccttgctggatcaagaaggaggagacgtcttcccaaccgtacgtgtgttgaacgcggaggtgccgtccgttcggcgctcggtcatcggtgatttggatcacgacgagtacgactccatcaaccccgttcacttgaacgcttccgctcgcgatctacaagggtatgtagatgcactcctctctctcgttgctagatgactccatagattgatcttggtgatgcgtagaaaattttaaatttctgctacgatccccaacagtctcAAGATATAATCCAACACCATAGTTGTTGAGTTGTTCCTCAACTCACCAGATCCCATATTCTAACCCTCATTGTACTATGTTTCACTATATAATCCAATCAAAGCATGTGTAAGGCTACTaggggccccgaacctgggtaaaattgcgcTTACTGGCCCTTGGTGGCCCAAGGTTACGTCCCATGACAAAATAAATCACCTACAACTATTGTACGAGACACCTACAAAGTTATCGACAAGTATTGTCAATTGTTGAGACCACATGTCATCAGGTCGAATATACTTCACTGACTTCAATCACGCCTGGCATGACGGGGCGCTCAAGCCACATCGATCAATGGTCATATTACATAATCACCTCATATTGTTTCGAGTAGGTCTCCAACACCTTGACATCCTAGGGACGATCACGACATAATAATCACATGCACCGCCATGGGTGATACCAACAAGATCGATCGTACTCCCCTCAATATGACTTCCGGGTGTATTCGCAGGATGTCGCACATTGCCTAGAGTACTCTCTAATTTTTTTGGCTCAAAGATCAGGGCCTAGAACTTTGAGGACTACCAAAGTTATTTGACCCACTCGCACAATTGCCCAATTTGCTACATTTCATGGGGCTCCCTGCCCCTATGACACCCGAAATAGCTGCCACAACACTAGGGTTCGCGTCGAGGTTATTATTCGCCGCAATCCTCACATGACCATCGTGGCCACCGCTGGGCTGCTGCTCCTTTGGAGCTCTTAACTATCGAATGAGGTAGCGACAACGGCTCCTACCGCAATCCATGGCTCCCTCGCGGCAGCAAGACCACCTCGAGCTCATTCCTAGTTGGTTTAGCGACTTCCTCGGTCCCTGCGAGCTACGCCAGGTGGAAGTCACCTCTGTCCTTCGTGCCCACTAGGTCTTCAACGAAACGCCTCTAAGGTAATTTTTTTTATTGTGATATAGGAGTGAATTGTGATGGAAAGTATTGTGTTAATGCACATGAGTTCGTTTGAATCCTCTTCGTGGGATTTCCTTATCCGAATAGGAATGTGAGTGGGACGAAGACGAGGACATTGCTTTGATCATGATGGCGCACATGGAGAAGAACGAGCACCTAGACATGGTGGACCCATTGTCGGTCGTGAGAAGGGGATACTCAAGAAGATATTCAAAGAGATCTTGAAGTGTGGTGGGCGTGTAATGGgcaacaaaaccactagttttatGTTTCATGTCATGTGTGTTGAACTTTGTGTTATATTTGATGAACAAGCTGGATTGATGAAGTATGTAATAATTCAATACTATATGTGTTctatttattttgtattaattgTGTCCAATATGCTTTAAAACGTTTGATAGTTCAAGAAGGTCAAAGATTTTGGGCACCAGTTCTTACATCATCTGTTAAAGCAACGACAACCATGGTGCCAAAAACTTTCTCTCTCCTGCCATATAATCATTTTAGGGGGACCAAGTTTTACATTATTTGTTGGAGATGTTGTTACATTCGCAACTTGTTTTTTTCACTGAATATCTTTCATTACTGCATATGTCACTTGTTAATTTTTCTGTTTGTGTACACATAGTATTTTTAGGCTTTtttcattatttttaataatttatgcaaagagAATTGTTTTGGGCCAGGAGGCCCAGAAAAGACCTTGCTAGGCCGATTCATCACGTATACGTGATGACTGGACCAAGCTAGTTTGACGCGTACGTagtagttaacgagcgctcctttggGAGCCTCGCAATGATCAGCGCCATTTGGCGCACTCTCAGTCATTCCCCACGTGTCGCGTTCTGGACGCTCccttcaaattttgtttttttatttttccgcacgtgttttcggctttttaaacggttttttccggattttttcgacgttttggtttttccaCGGTCTTCCTTAGTGTTAAATTTTTTTTTTGCGCGAAAAAATGCGTttacttttttttctttcgtgaaaagtcatgttttttttcgcgagaggcacggttgtgctttagcgagagtcacggccgtgcctttcggaaacgaaaaaaaacgcgttttttatttttttttatttcgcgagagtcacggtttttacttccgcgagaggcacggttgtgcttttgtgagagtcacggccgtgcctctcggaaaggaaaaaacaaaacgtgttttctatttttttttctttcgNNNNNNNNNNNNNNNNNNNNNNNNNNNNNNNNNNNNNNNNNNNNNNNNNNNNNNNNNNNNNNNNNNNNNNNNNNNNNNNNNNNNNNNNNNNNNNNNNNNNNNNNNNNNNNNNNNNNNNNNNNNNNNNNNNNNNNNNNNNNNNNNNNNNNNNNNNNNNNNNNNNNNNNNNNNNNNNNNNNNNNNNNNNNNNNNNNNNNNNNNNNNNNNNNNNNNNNNNNNNNNNNNNNNNNNNNNNNNNNNNNNNNNNNNNNNNNNNNNNNNNNNNNNNNNNNNNNNNNNNNNNNNNNNNNNNNNNNNNNNNNNNNNNNNNNNNNNNNNNNNNNNNNNNNNNNNNNNNNNNNNNNNNgagagtcacggccgtgcctctcggaaaggaaaaaaaatacgcgttttttatttttttttctttcgcgagagtcactgtTTTGTTTTTGccagaggcacgattgtgctttcgcgagagtcacgggcatgcctctttcggaaaggggaaaaatgcgttttctgttttttttctttccacgagagtcacggttttgctttcacgagaggcacggttgtgatttcgcgagaggcacgggcatgcctctttcggaaaggaaaaaaacgtgCTCCCGGGTTGGTTtattcgtccggtttttttcatgAGAGAAAAGTTCGTTAAAACCTATCAACattggatctagttttgaagatcgaCGCGacgaatccaatggtgaaaacggtttgagatttggacgcatggtttaagagataaaacgttttgaacaaacgaatctacgaaaaaagagaaaactctcaggttgcaacaagtggcgcgTTGCATGTGCGCTACTTGTCGTGATCTGGGAagatggagtgttctttgcaatgagtactccttaattagtgatttcggcgtACGCACGCGACTCGAATTTCTCCTGTCCGAGTTGTCGATTCCGGATCCGACTCGCGCCCAGCCACGCCGTGATTATATATACCACAGTATACGCCTGCCTTGTGCTGCATCGCCACGACCAGACTCGAGCCGAGTTCCAAGCAGCAGTAACCAAGGAGAGAACGTACGCTCGGACCGGGTCGACGAAGCTGGCATGGAGAGGGAGCTCCTGCTGGCCGCAATGGAGGAGTGCGTCGAGGCACGGCGCTGTCTCGCCGGGATTAGGTTCCGGCTGGCCGAGCTCTGGACCGTCGCCGACGAGCTGGAGCGAGACGCGATGGCCGACGAGCGGCCCTTCCACGACATCCCGCCTCGCCTCCGGGAGATACAACTACGGACAGAGGACGTCTCCGACACGCTGCAGGATCTCCGGCCGTCCATCGACCGCATCGTCGCCCTGGGCAAAGCGTGCAGGGAGGAGGAGATATCTCTGGCGTCGCCCAACGCCCGCACCGCCACCTGATCCATCGATGGATAACCACATGTTTGGTGCATTGTGCTGTGTGCCCACCGTTTTTTGAACCGTAGTAATGATTAGTGTGTTAATATCCCTTGGCAGTGATGAAATCAAATTCTTATATTGAAAGTTCATTGATCGTCTCTTCAAATTTACTAACTCGACGAAAATATTTATTCATCCTTTTCAATTAACTCGCTCAGCTGTTGTGCCTCCCCTCCCCGTCCTTCTACCTTTTCTTTCTTGGGACATTTACATTTTTTCTGTCTACGACGCTTACGGAAAGGGAATCGTTGCGTGCCGGCGGACCGGCTGAAGCGATGCGCCGGTTGCGCGTGCGTCGCGGTTTCCCTCACGATTTAACGCCACCGATTTGTGCCACGTCACGCTGCTGTGGGTTCCGCggagtaaattgcataaaaccaccagTTTGAGGGTTAGGTTTGGGAAAAACACTAGGATACAGTTTCTCTGCGGAAAACACCACATCTTGCGTAATTGTTTTGTAAAAACCACTGATCGGCGGATAAGCCTCGTTTGAGCAcgtttatgacaggtgggtcccgcttgTCAGGCTGACTTGGCAAGAAAAACGCCCCTGGACACTTTGACTAGTCAAAAACGCCATGTGGACACAAGCAGGCCGCTGCCCAGCTGCGTTGACCCAGCAATGCAGCTCGCTGGCAACTTCGCGCCGGTGCCGGAGATGCTTTCACCGCTGCAGAACTTCACGCTGGTGGCCGAAGACGCCGCCCTCGCCGTGGAACTTCGCACCGGTGGCCGGAGACGCCGCCCCGCTGCAGAACTTGGCGAACCAACGGCTCCCGCCCACGGCAGGGCACCACCTGCTCGGCGGCGTGGGGCTCGCCCCAGCTGGCTCTCTTTGGCCTGCCGCTGGTGGTGTGGAAGCGAGCCATGGCGCACGCGCCGCTAACGACGGGCTGGTCTACTGGTCTACTTCGGCGGCGGGCTCTCCGAGAAGGCGGGGTAGTTGCCGTCCGCCCCTTCATCCATGCGTGCATTAGTCGTTCTTGTGCCTCCCCGCTGTTTGCCGTCGTCGTGgggcggagaagaggagaggaCCGGCGAcgtctcgatccagatcgaggacgGCACGGCGGtggctcgatccagatcgaggacgACGTGATTGCCGCTCGAACCAGATCGAGGACGGCGCGGTGGCGGAGCGTCACGGTTGGGCCGGATTCGGGGGCGAGGGAAGGAGGCGGAGCGTGGGGACGAGCAGGGACCATGCCGGCGGGGGAAGATGTAGTCGGGCTCGTGTCTGGCTGCCCGCCGTGAGGGAGTTGGCGTGGGAGATGGGGGGGACGACGTGGATTGGTCAGGAAGGGcattttgactagtcaaagtgCCCAGGTGGCATTCTTTTTGCCAAGTCAGCTTGACGaacagggcccacctgtcataaacttgCTCAAAGTGCTCTAATCCGCCaatcagtggtttttgcaaaacaatTATGCAAGATGTGGTGTTTTCCGCAGAGAAACTGTatcctagtgtttttcgcaaacctaaCCTTCAAActggtggttttatgcaatttactcgGGTTCCGCGCGCACCGCTTTTGGCATTCCTTATCTACACCGCGTAGCTGCCTGTCCActcgtttctttttatttcttctagcCTGAGCTGGCCGCTTCCCATCTCTCTCGTCTTTTCTCCTCAGATTCCACCAGGGTGTTGTGCTCTGCTCATGTCCAAGCGCACCGCAGGGCTGCAGCACCACCACCGCTGCAAGCTTTAGATTAGAAACTGCTCCTCCTATTCCCCAATCTCCTCCGCTGTCGTGGTGCCGTTTGCCCCTAACCCTTTCTTCGGCCATGGCAGGGGTCCATAGGCAAGGCCAtactcctcccctcctccccgttGTGCGCTGGGAAGCTTCAACGGTGGACGACGGGGACAACTACGATCGGCACCGGTGCTTTTTTTTGCTGTTGAgatttgattttgctggaaccagtgttTCTTTTTGCTGGAACTAGCTAATTTATTTGCTACAAATAGATTGTTGGAGTTTTCTGTCGAtgagatttttgctggaaccattagtaaattttgctggaaccggcaaatCTTTTTGCTTCAATTTAGTAGCCCGTAGgatgatttttgctggaaccatcaaTAAATTTCGCTTCAACCAGCATtatgttttgctggaaccagctagTCTTTTTGCTACTATCTTTTTTCTTTGAAGTTTGTTGTTGTGGCCTTTTTATTGCAACCAGTGTTAAATTTAGCTGGAACCGGCAAATGTTTTGCTTCAAATGACCATTTGGAGGTTTTTGTAATGAGATTTTTTGCTGGATTAGTGACTTTTTGCTGCAACCGGTGTTACTTTTAGCTGGAACCGACTAATATTTTTGCTTCAACCTgccatttttggatttttttctaCCGATTTGTTTTCTGGATCACAGCGGTGCTAGTCGAAGACAACGAGCCAGAGCCGGTGACGCGagatttttttgctacaaccatacGACTGTGTGCTGGAAACCTGGAACCGGCCACATTCGAGTTACAACCATCGACTGCAGAAGCCGACACATATCGGTGGCCGTGCTACAATCCCAGCACCGTGAGACAGGGACGACAAAGCCGACACCAGCGCTGGTGCTGCCAGGGCCGGAGCCGTCGACGAACCCGGCCACCGCGTCTTGCGAAGGAGCCCGACAGAGGAGACGTAGTGTGCGGCAGCTGCGAGCTTATCCCTTGCGCGCACTGTGTGGGGGCGGAAGGTTAGGGACGAAGGAATGATAGGATCTGAACGGCTGGGAGCGAAATAATCGAACAGACAGGGTGCAACCGGCCCAAgtttgggccggcgcaccggcgcctatcagCGCCCTTACGGAAATACCCCTTCGCACCGTTTCTGTCTGGTCAAAGTGCTTTGACCGCGTTAGTCAGTTATTCTGGACATCGTTGGCCCTCCTTCTTACATGTGGGGCCTACACGCATCTCTCCAACCCCATCTCATTTCCCCTCTATCTTCTCTTCTGTTCTTTCTCGCAACAAACCCTAACCCTAGTTCATCGATTTCCCTTATCGCGATGGCTGCCGAGGGCGAGCTCGTGGATCCAGATGCGGAAGCGGTGGATCTGATTGCGCTGCTCATCTTCAGTCTTTAGAAGTGGTAGAAGAGGTGGCGACCAGACGGAATGGCCGTAGTTCGTGGTAGCGGCAGGAGCGGTAGAGCAGAGAGCTCGTAGACCACGACGGCGACGACAAGGGAGGTTCCAAGAGGGTATTTCTCTATGC
Protein-coding regions in this window:
- the LOC123163885 gene encoding uncharacterized protein (The sequence of the model RefSeq protein was modified relative to this genomic sequence to represent the inferred CDS: added 44 bases not found in genome assembly); its protein translation is MCFSKTDYIYHVIRRPCAASPRPDSSRVPSSSNQGENVRSDRVDEAGMERELLLAAMEECVEARRCLAGIRFRLAELWTVADELERDAMADERPFHDIPPRLREIQLRTEDVSDTLQDLRPSIDRIVALGKACREEEISLASPNARTAT